One region of Leishmania braziliensis MHOM/BR/75/M2904 complete genome, chromosome 17 genomic DNA includes:
- a CDS encoding putative receptor-type adenylate cyclase yields MACWTLAATTCRRTCCVGAGAGLRLVALAVLAVVAAALSAAPPALAVDGNGGGSNDPVYLLNAMYSLDPFMANDAKALWLGIDAALYASGYKTANGRPIKIVDPDPKVDPSNITAVVRKALEDYPTLLGVIGPFLDPLMWSVLETAAFRDMDLMFLGPFTGSSAVRVWSDSVYYMRAEPRTEITVMLTHILKTIRARRTAFMYLTGVQFGDSEYQMVRAVFASFSLEPPALYSAPHSMTDSAVDMTVFDAMANTYPQVIILWGMPGRQVAEFLRVVLTDPRTSSAYIMTCFPLQRIAFQVYYDLAMAGKLTPVDGQLMSSANTLPVSYANVQHVELFRAEMGKYMEQTGRVDASLWADEAKAVREYGPWGHEPPSSDSAADVRRFFNEHPSSTQLMFAGWLPGKVIMQTLDQPLWITDRRAYVTGLFDQNRYMIAGDIVIGDYGAPCTPVAAFLGAVCYCNQGGRAAILQHLHKASWTFSFQSAFNYAQSVCYLKNIAVSKPLSALILNFSDLPKLTAAAARMRTVIQNAVDGSGLDFAAFNPAMLNATQATGQGILDRELLNYTVDVITGPLLRSIDVNGTLVISPVFNRPSIVVPKSNYLFLMPTLEQEMYVLYSRMAVVTAVTSISAGVNLVLHEYSSASVRDITALGVKTAATFNLPDPSTAGISPGASVATSLAPDKINFVLG; encoded by the coding sequence ATGGCGTGCTGGACGCTGGCTGCCACCACTTGCCGGCGCACTTGCTGTGTGGGCGCGGGTGCCGGTTTGCGGCTCGTGGCCCTTGCTGTGctcgcagtggtggcggcggccctcagcgctgcgccgcctgcactGGCTGtcgacggcaacggcggcggctccAACGACCCGGTGTACCTGCTCAACGCCATGTACTCTCTCGACCCGTTCATGGCGAACGATGCGAAGGCGCTGTGGCTGGGCATCGACGCCGCGCTGTACGCGTCTGGCTACAAGACTGCTAACGGGCGGCCGATTAAGATCGTGGACCCTGACCCGAAAGTCGACCCGTCCAACATAACGGCTGTCGTGAGGAAGGCGCTTGAGGACTACCCGACGCTGCTTGGCGTGATTGGGCCCTTCTTGGACCCGCTCATGTGGAGCGTGCTGGAGACTGCTGCGTTTCGGGACATGGACTTGATGTTCCTGGGCCCGTTCACGGGGTCGAGtgcggtgcgcgtgtggagTGACAGTGTGTACTACATGCGTGCGGAGCCGCGGACGGAGATTACAGTGATGCTGACGCACATCCTGAAGACGATTCGCGCGCGCCGCACTGCGTTCATGTACCTGACGGGTGTGCAGTTCGGCGACTCGGAGTACCAGATGGTAAGGGCGGTGTtcgcctctttctcgctcgAGCCGCCAGCTCTGTACTCCGCGCCGCACTCGATGACGGACTCTGCTGTGGACATGACGGTCTTCGATGCGATGGCGAACACGTACCCGCAGGTGATCATTCTGTGGGGGATGCCCGGGAGGCAGGTTGCGGAGTTCCTGCGGGTCGTGCTGACGGACCCGCGCACGTCGTCGGCGTACATCATGACGTGCTTCCCGCTGCAGAGGATCGCGTTTCAGGTGTACTACGACCTTGCGATGGCCGGGAAGCTGACGCCTGTGGACGGACAGCTCATGTCGAGCGCCAACACACTTCCTGTCTCTTATGCCAATGTGCAGCACGTTGAGCTGTTCCGTGCCGAGATGGGGAAGTACATGGAGCAGACCGGCCGCGTCGACGCGAGCCTGTGGGCTGACGAGGCAAAGGCTGTGCGGGAGTACGGCCCTTGGGGGCATGAGCCACCGTCGTCGGACTCTGCCGCGGACGTGAGGAGGTTCTTCAACGAGCACCcgagcagcacgcagctGATGTTTGCTGGGTGGCTTCCCGGGAAGGTGATCATGCAGACGCTGGATCAGCCGCTCTGGATCACGGATCGAAGGGCGTACGTGACGGGGCTCTTTGATCAAAACCGATATATGATTGCCGGAGACATTGTGATTGGCGACTACGGCGCTCCCTGCACTCCTGTTGCCGCGTTTCTCGGTGCTGTGTGCTACTGCAACCAGGGCGGGCGCGCCGCTATTCTCCAACACCTACACAAGGCGTCGTGGACGTTCTCATTCCAATCCGCCTTCAACTACGCGCAGTCCGTCTGCTACTTGAAAAACATCGCGGTGTCGAAGCCGCTGAGCGCTCTGATACTGAACTTCTCCGACCTCCCGAAGCtgacggctgctgctgcacggaTGAGGACGGTAATTCAAAATGCAGTCGACGGAAGCGGTTTGGACTTTGCCGCGTTCAACCCGGCGATGCTGAACGCGACGCAAGCGACGGGGCAGGGTATTCTTGACCGGGAGCTCTTGAACTACACTGTGGATGTGATCACCGGTCCGCTGCTTCGAAGCATTGACGTGAACGGCACGCTGGTGATCTCTCCCGTGTTCAACCGGCCGAGCATAGTGGTGCCGAAGTCGAACTACCTGTTCCTGATGCCGACACTGGAGCAGGAGATGTACGTCCTCTACTCGAGGATGGCAGTCGTGACTGCCGTGACGTCGATCAGCGCAGGTGTGAACCTTGTGCTGCACGAgtacagcagcgcgagcgtgcgtgACATCACAGCACTGGGGGTGAAGACGGCCGCCACGTTCAACCTCCCCGACCCCTCCACCGCGGGCATCTCGCCGGGGGCGTCTGTGGCGACTTCGCTTGCACCTGATAAGATCAACTTTGTTCTTGGGAT
- a CDS encoding receptor-type adenylate cyclase b produces NTYPHVIILWGMPGRQVAEFLRVVLTDPRTSSAYIMTCFPLQKIAFQVYYDLAMAGKLTPVDGQLMSSATSFPLTQPNTTHIPAFRAEMGKYMEQTGRVDASLWADEAKAVREYGPWGHEPPSSDSAADVRRFFNEHPNAANLMLTGWLTGKVIQLTLVQARWMQSSKTYRSGLFEQMRYIIGGDYVLGDYGAPCNPVAAFLGAVCYCNQGGRAAIVSKLDSAVWNTIEESGFNYVQKDCYSTHTSLPRPLHFLTLVFTDDAALTSTALNFRNAIAAFLKIVRFETRPLTFSYLNVQRTTAQALLDHQLLNYTADVVAGAITKGMRVDGYLVPAPVYPRPHLVEPMRNYVYLMPTLEQQMFLLYENLATLRRVTSIGSGVRVVLHGYADDEASSITAVLYRSAATFNYNNPSVVMVPSTKTVGSALVRRQINFVLAVTAADVADVVDFLIADKSAIVVVVFDDLALHYTALVTALSSTPASVQARVITFTNLPLWSDTSEKVYLDFPLMQVFHYAMKVPSNYTPSSLMNIMTVLLAIELASMTPEPNSAAMVDALYRNGVMFTEGMAFGPFNWGCKVTSSGRVCLQHNYGAQSIVMLSVQRMLDPRVPPLAAPMTPSLVYRPRVASSALTPAERNGIIAGVVLLVVASIAAVGLLLYCCMDNRDNDAAPKDGDEPVTLVFTDIESSTALWAVLPQLMADAIVAHHRVIRQLIAKHGCYEVKTVGDSFMIACKSAHSAVRLACEIQTKLLGHDWGTVSIDAAYREFELARADADDDYVPPTARLSEEEYAAVWCGLRVRVGVHTGLCDIRYDEVTKGYDYYGDTPNMAARTEAVANGGQVVATETAWWALSNEERAGAAHTAMGRQGLRGVPFAVEMFQMDAVPGRRHAALRTEIEAILPDETGTETASSAAGALLSSVGTMSGPAAGIALVLTSCFAPYPVAQRVRELQPLLSKWGVGAPPRSRAVSEEDYWQGLMNRLALRIATVSQARQRMGNGGAVVAGDMPDVGAGGALNPLVGGGGCGAGGAAPRPSGMTAPPRSEEPSAMRESRLFRRAPLGVLPASRAPASKKESCSASTIGWRDDVMPFTGPASRRASEERNARRASGSMSDEVIVVRMPRGLGWPRHPNMVEPCSGHAGGEASLE; encoded by the coding sequence CTTCCCGCTGCAGAAGATCGCGTTTCAGGTGTACTACGACCTTGCGATGGCCGGGAAGCTGACGCCTGTGGACGGACAGCTCATGTCGAGCGCCACATCCTTTCCGCTGACACAGCCAAACACAACGCACATTCCAGCGTTCCGTGCCGAGATGGGGAAGTACATGGAGCAGACCGGCCGCGTCGACGCGAGCCTGTGGGCTGACGAGGCAAAGGCTGTGCGGGAGTACGGCCCTTGGGGGCATGAGCCACCGTCGTCGGACTCTGCCGCGGACGTGAGGAGGTTCTTCAACGAGCACCCGAACGCAGCGAACCTGATGCTGACTGGATGGCTTACGGGCAAAGTGATTCAGTTGACGCTGGTGCAGGCAAGATGGATGCAGAGTTCGAAGACGTATAGGTCGGGGTTGTTTGAGCAGATGCGCTACATAATTGGCGGGGACTATGTGCTTGGCGACTACGGCGCTCCCTGCAACCCCGTTGCCGCGTTTCTCGGTGCTGTGTGCTACTGCAACCAGGGCGGGCGTGCGGCAATTGTTTCGAAGCTTGACAGCGCTGTGTGGAACACCATTGAGGAGTCCGGCTTCAACTACGTGCAGAAGGACTGCTACTCTACCCACACGAGCTTGCCGCGGCCACTGCACTTTCTGACGCTGGTCTTCACGGACGATGCTGCTCTTACAAGTACTGCCTTAAATTTCAGGAATGCCATAGCCGCATTTCTGAAGATCGTCAGGTTCGAGACGCGTCCTCTGACCTTTTCCTATTTGAACGTCCAGCGGACTACcgcacaggcgctgctggatcATCAACTGCTGAACTACACGGCGGACGTTGTAGCGGGAGCGATAACGAAGGGCATGAGGGTTGATGGCTACTTGGTCCCTGCCCCCGTCTACCCCCGGCCACATCTAGTGGAGCCGATGCGGAACTACGTGTACCTGATGCCaacgctggagcagcagatgTTCCTGCTGTACGAGAACCTTGCGACTCTGAGGCGTGTGACGTCGATCGGCTctggcgtgcgtgtggttCTGCATGGCTACGCCGATGATGAGGCGTCGAGCATCACTGCTGTGCTGTACAGGTCTGCTGCGACGTTCAACTATAACAACCCCTCTGTGGTCATGGTGCCCTCCACGAAGACTGTGGGGAGTGCGCTTGTTCGCAGGCAGATCAACTTTGTGCTCGCGGTGACGGCTGCGGATGTCGCCGACGTTGTGGACTTTCTGATCGCGGACAAGTCTGCGATTGTCGTGGTGGTCTTCGATGACTTGGCGCTTCATTACACCGCGCTTGTCACTGCCCTCTCGTCGACGCCAGCGTCTGTGCAGGCGCGTGTGATCACGTTCACTAACCTGCCGCTCTGGAGCGATACCTCCGAGAAGGTTTATCTCGATTTTCCGCTGATGCAGGTGTTCCACTATGCAATGAAGGTTCCAAGCAACTACACACCGTCTTCCCTGATGAATATTATGACGGTGTTGCTCGCCATAGAGTTAGCCTCTATGACACCAGAGCCGAACAGTGCGGCGATGGTTGACGCGCTGTACCGCAACGGTGTCATGTTCACCGAGGGTATGGCCTTTGGCCCCTTTAATTGGGGCTGCAAAGTGACGTCCAGCGGCAGGGTCTGCTTGCAACACAACTACGGCGCGCAGAGCATTGTGATGCTCTCCGTGCAGAGGATGCTGGACCCGcgggtgccgccgctggcggctCCGATGACGCCGTCCTTGGTGTACAGGCCTCGCGTGGCGTCGAGTGCGCTGACGCCTGCGGAGCGCAACGGCATCATTGCCGGCGTCGTGCTGCTTGTTGTCGCGTCGATTGCAGCTGTTGGGCTGCTCCTGTACTGCTGCATGGACAACCGGGACAACGACGCGGCGCCGAAGGACGGTGACGAGCCGGTGACGCTGGTCTTCACGGACATCGAGAGCAGCACTGCGCTGTGGgccgtgctgccgcagctgatgGCTGACGCGATTgtggcgcaccaccgcgtgATCCGGCAGCTGATCGCGAAGCACGGGTGCTACGAGGTGAAGACGGTCGGCGACTCGTTCATGATTGCGTGCAAGAGCGCGCACAGCGCTGTGAGGCTTGCGTGCGAGATCCAGACGAAGCTGCTGGGGCACGACTGGGGGACGGTGTCCATCGACGCTGCGTACCGCGAGTTCGAGCTTGCGCGCGCGGACGCTGATGACGACTACGTGCCGCCGACTGCGCggctgagcgaggaggagtacGCCGCGGTGTGGTGCgggctgcgcgtgcgtgtgggggtcCACACCGGGCTGTGCGACATCCGGTACGACGAGGTGACGAAGGGGTACGACTACTACGGCGACACGCCGAACATGGCTGCGCGCACGGAGGCTGTTGCGAATGGCGGGCAGGTTGTCGCGACGGAGACGGCGTGGTGGGCGCTGTCGAACGAGGAGCGCGCGGGTGCTGCGCACACCGCGATGGGACGGCAGGGGCTGCGCGGTGTGCCGTTCGCGGTGGAGATGTTCCAGATGGACGCTGTGCCTGGGCGCCGtcacgctgcgctgcgcacggAGATCGAGGCGATCCTGCCGGACGAGACGGGGACGGAGACGGCCTcgagtgctgctggtgcgctgctgtcgtctgTGGGCACGATGAGCggccctgctgctggcatCGCCTTGGTGCTGACGAGCTGCTTTGCGCCGTACCCCGTAGCgcagcgcgtgcgcgagctgcagccgctgctgagcaaGTGGGGCGttggtgcgccgccgcggagcCGTGCtgtgagcgaggaggactaCTGGCAGGGGCTGATGAACCGCCTAGCGCTTCGGATTGCGACGGTGTCGCAGGCCCGCCAGCGGATGGGCAACGGCGgggccgtggtggcgggcgACATGCCGGACGTTGGCGCTGGTGGGGCGCTGAACCCGCTTGTGGGCGGGggtggctgtggcgcgggcggcgcggcgccgcggcctTCGGGGatgacagcgccgccgcgctccgAGGAGCCGTCCGCGATGCGTGAGTCACGCTTGTTCCGGAGGGCGCCGCTGGGGGTGCTTCCGGCCTCGAGGGCGCCGGCGAGCAAGAaggagagctgcagcgcgagcacGATTGGGTGGCGGGATGACGTGATGCCGTTCACCGGTCCCGCGTCACGGCGCGCATCAGAGGAGCGCAATGCGCGCAGGGCGAGCGGGAGCATGTCTGACGAGGTGATCGTCGTGCGAATGCCGAGGGGCCTCGGGTGGCCCCGCCACCCCAACATGGTGGAGCCGTGTTCGGGGCATGCGGGCGGTGAGGCTAGCCTGGAGTAG